Below is a window of Camelina sativa cultivar DH55 chromosome 11, Cs, whole genome shotgun sequence DNA.
ATGCGGAACGCGGAAACAGATTACagccaacaacaaccaaaaaaatgtaacaagatcaaacacaaaataACAAACTTGTTTATTCAATCTATGTATTTCCTCTCCCTTTCTACATATcaataaaatgataaatgatgATTCATCGATCTCTCACCACTGTCTTTAGGTCTAAATTCTAATGCCCTCTCACACACCATTCAAAGAACAAGAACATTACAATTCCTTTAACTCATATAATTCACAAatctaaatcaaaaacaaattttcatttttcaccTTCCTACTCAGTATCAGAAAGTAAAAAATCTGGCAAAGAACGCGAACAAGAAACCGATTCGCCATTTTCCGAAGATAAATTCTGCAATTTCGGTTTGAGTTCCTTAttacaaaactcatcatacTCCATTTTGTCTCCTCCTTTCTTCTTAActtcaacaacaaccaaagctgGAGTCAGTTCAAATATCTCAGCAGCAATTGACAATGGACCTTTCGTACTTCCTTCTCTTGAACCTTCAAGACTCACTTTACAATCCTTCTTTCTCACCGTAAAACTCACAATCTTTGCAATTTCCTCCAACTTCGATATGATCGTAGCCACAGGAGCTCCAGAGACAAACCTAGAgctttcaccatcatcttcaaacAAACCGGAAAGATCAAAACCGGGAGAAAACGAAATGATATCAAAAGCATTCAAACTAGCCGGTCTAGGCATTGAAACCCCTCTCCTCCTCCCATCAAAAGACTCCAAGTCTTCCGGTTCAGAAACCGTAGAAGACCTCCCCGAAACCGATTCAATTGAttcaatatcatcatcatcatcatcaacattacAGAGCTTATGATCATCTTCAACATAAAACTTAATATGCTTAAACCCTTTCTTGAACCAACTAGTCTCCATAATCTCCGGCATTGTAAACCGTCTATCCGGTTTAGTCTCCAACATTCGAATCAATAACCGGTTAATCTCAACCGGAAACCATCTCGGACACCTAAAGTCTCCTCTATAAATCTTCTTATACATAGCCATAACATTCCGATCATGGAAAGGGAGAAACCCTGCCATCAACACAAACAAGATCACTCCACAAGACCAAATATCAACTTTAGCTCCGTCGTAGCCTTTCCGAGCAAGAACCTCCGGTGCCACGTAAGCAGGCGTACCACAAAACGTATGGAAAAGCCCGTCTTGACGAATCTGGTCAGAAACAGCACTAAGACCAAAATCAGAGACTTTTAGGTTTCCGTTTTCGTCTAAAAGAAGATTCTCCGGTTTCAAATCTCGATGATAAACACCACGGAAGTGAcaaaacgatacggctgagatCAACTGCTGGAAATATTTACGTGCGATGTCTTCTTTTAACCTTCCTTTAGCTACCTTGTTGAACAATTCACCTCCTCTGACGTACTCCATTACGAAATAGATCTTGGATTTGGTCGCCATGACTTCGAATAGCTGAACGATGTTTGGATGACGAACACGACGCAAGATCGAGATCTCGCGTTTGATGTGAGCGATTAAACCGGATTTGAGAACTTTCTCTTTGTCGATTACCTTGATCGCTACGCTTTCTCCAGTTTGAGCGTTTCTTGCGAGATAAACTTTAGCGAAGGTTCCATGGCCAAGAAGCCTACCCATTTCGTATTTGCCAAGGATCATAGCTTGTTGACTGCTCTGatcctgcttcttcttcatcgattTCACTTTTCTAAGCAAATCCGCCATTGAAACGGATAGATCTTCGTGAAATGGCGAAAAATATTCGGATTTTGAGATCAGTATCGTAAGTCaccttttgtttggtttgattcttgTGAGGTTGTAAGAGAAGACgatatctctatctctctttctctttctctcttctcttcttcctctctctctgtatctgttctgtttttagggttttttttttttgctttccaGAAATAGGATTTGTATTTTGTGTAAATTTGGAATTTGTTTCAGAAATGGTATACAAAAATTTCTGATCAAAGAATTAGTATACAAAATAAATCTCACTTTTGGTGATGTACACCGACGCTTATATATAGCCTATTGGCTTCTGGCAACTGTCTTAGTTTTTTGCTTTAATTGCTGCTAATACTCTACCATGTTAGAAAAATCACTAGGACCGATGATTGGAtagaagatttttttctttttttaatcataacTTTGGATTTAGTAAATATGAcaagaatttat
It encodes the following:
- the LOC104724817 gene encoding CBL-interacting serine/threonine-protein kinase 19-like, yielding MADLLRKVKSMKKKQDQSSQQAMILGKYEMGRLLGHGTFAKVYLARNAQTGESVAIKVIDKEKVLKSGLIAHIKREISILRRVRHPNIVQLFEVMATKSKIYFVMEYVRGGELFNKVAKGRLKEDIARKYFQQLISAVSFCHFRGVYHRDLKPENLLLDENGNLKVSDFGLSAVSDQIRQDGLFHTFCGTPAYVAPEVLARKGYDGAKVDIWSCGVILFVLMAGFLPFHDRNVMAMYKKIYRGDFRCPRWFPVEINRLLIRMLETKPDRRFTMPEIMETSWFKKGFKHIKFYVEDDHKLCNVDDDDDDIESIESVSGRSSTVSEPEDLESFDGRRRGVSMPRPASLNAFDIISFSPGFDLSGLFEDDGESSRFVSGAPVATIISKLEEIAKIVSFTVRKKDCKVSLEGSREGSTKGPLSIAAEIFELTPALVVVEVKKKGGDKMEYDEFCNKELKPKLQNLSSENGESVSCSRSLPDFLLSDTE